AGATGGGCATCACCTTCGGCGAGCGGGAGCTGAAGGACATCACCCAGCGCATCAAGGCCCTGGCCGACGCCGGCGAGCTCTCCGAGGAGCAGATCGACAAGGTGCTGCGCGACTGGGTGACGGCGTGAGCCTGGCCGCCGCGGCCGCGCGGCGCGCCCGGGTGGCCTGCCCGGCCCGGCCGCCCCGGCCGTGAAGCACCGCCTGCTCCTGCTGGCCGCGGCGGTCCTCTGGTCCACCGGGGGCGCCGCCATCAAGGCCTGCGGGCTGAGCGCCTGGCAGGTGGCCGGCGGCCGCTCGCTGGTGGCGGGGCTGCTGCTCTTCGCCCTGGTGCCGGCCACCCGGCGCCGCCCCACCTGGCTCTCCTTCGGCGTGGCGGTGGCCTACCTCTTCACGGTGGTGCTGTTCGTCCTGGCCACCAAGCTGACCACCGCGGCCAACGCCATCTTCATCCAGGACACCGCGCCGCTGTGGGTGCTGCTGCTCTCCCCCTGGCTGCTGCGCGAGCACCCCAGCCGCGCCGAGCTCTGGTCGGTGCCGGTCTTCGGCCTGGGCCTCGGCCTGTTCTTCCTGGACCAGCTCACGCCGGGCCAGGTGACGGGCAACCTGGTGGCGCTGGCCTCCGGGGTGGCCTTCGCCTTCTCCATCATGGGGCTGCGCCGGCTCGGCCAGGGCGGCCCGGCCGCGCTGGTGCTGGGCAACGCCCTGGCGGCGCTGGTGACCCTGCCGCTCTGGTCGCAGGGGCCGGCCGCCACCCCGCTCGACCTCGGGCTGGTGGCCTTCCTGGGCGTCTTCCAGCTGGGGCTCTCCTACCTGTGCTTCACCCGCGGCCTGGAGGGGACCCCGGCGGTGGAGGCGGCGCTGCTCATCCTGCTGGAGCCCATCCTCAACCCGGTCTGGACCTGGCTCTTTACCGGCGAGCGGCCCGGCCCCTGGGCGGTGGCGGGCGGCGCCGTCATCCTGGCGGCCACCACCTGGCGGACGGTGCAGCCGGCGCTGGTGGGGCGGCCGGCGCGGCGCTGAGCGGCCGGGCCGGCCCGCGGGCTACCCCGACGACTCCAGCCGCCGCCCGCGCGGCTCGTCTCGCAGGAAGGCGGCCACCTCGTCCCTGCGGGCCAGCGTGTCGCGGTAGCCCAGCTCCATGGCCCGCGCCACGTAGACCGGCTCGAAGGCCAGGTAGGAGAGCAGGTCCGAGCCCGAGTGCTCGGTCACGCCGATGCCCTTGAGGAAGTAGCGCAGCATGGCCGGGAAGCGGTGGTACTCGTCGGCGGCCAGCAGCCCCAGGTCCTCGGAGGGGCGCAGCGCCAGCACCGGGATGGGGCGCAGGTCCAGCTCACGGGCCGCCACCCGCTCCGAGGGGATGTAGGAGAGCGTCCGGTTGACCCGCTCCAGCCGCTCGAGGTCGGTGTCGAGCGAGTCGAGGAAGACGGCGTTGAGCAGGACGCCGGCGATCTGCGAGAGCGGCAGCTCGTCCCCCTCCGGCACCACCGGGCTGGCCGGGGCGGCGCGGGGGTGGCGCACGCTGATGGCCACGATGCGCTCGGCCCCGAGGTGGATGGCCGGGCTCATCGGGTAGACCATGCGGACGCAGCCGTCGCCGTAGAAGCCGTCGTCCACCCGCACCGGCGGGAAGAAGATGGGGATGGCGGCCGACGCCATGACGTGGTCCACCCCGAGCCGGGCGCGCAGCCCCTGGCGGCTGGAGCGGGTCCAGGGGCGCACCTCGTCGACCGCCTCGTACCAGGTCACCCCGGCGCCGCTCAGGTAGCTGGTGGCCGACACCGCCACCCCGCGCAGCCGCCCGGCCTTCAGGTGGCGCCGCATGCGGGCCAGCGGCAGGGCCTCGGACAGCAGGCGCCTGAGCGGCGAGGAGTCGAGCAGGTAGTTGATGCTGTTGCCGCCCAGGAAGCCGCCGCCGCCCAGGTCGCGCATCCAGCGGCTGCCGATGCTGGCCAGCTTGAGCGCGCCGGTCCGGAAGATCCGGTCGGGCGTCAGGGTGGACCAGGTCTGGCGCAGCGCCTCGGCCCCGGCCTTGAAGTCGTGGGCGGCGCAGGCCAGGACCACGCCGTTGATGGCGCCGGCCGAGATGCCGGCCACCACCGGGAAGGGCATGGCGCCGGGCCGGGCGAGAGCTCGGCCAGCGCCCGCAGGGCGCCCACCTGGTAGGCGGCGCGGGCGCCGCCGCCCGTCAGGACCAGCCCGAAACGAGAACCGGCCACCGCCCCTCCCCGGGCCGGCTCAGCGGAGCGCGGCCAGCGCCTTCTTCACGTCTTCCACCGCCAGGTAGAAGTTCACCTTGCGGGGCGCTCCGGCCTGGCCGACGTAGGCGTACTGGATGTTGATGCCGCGGGCCCCCAGCTTGTCGGCCACCTGGCCCAGCGCCCCCGGCTTGTCGGCGGTGGTCACCTCCACCACCTCGTCCACCGTGACCGACCACCCCAGCGCCTTGAGCACCTTCTGGGCGGCGGCCGGCTTGTCCACCACCAGCCGGACGAAGCCCTTGCCGTCGAGCGAGGAGGCCATGAAGGCCCGGATGGAGACGTCCCGATCGCCCAGGGCGGCGGCCACCAGGCCGAGCACGCCGGGACGATCCTCGACCCA
This DNA window, taken from Anaeromyxobacter sp., encodes the following:
- a CDS encoding patatin-like phospholipase family protein, whose protein sequence is MPFPVVAGISAGAINGVVLACAAHDFKAGAEALRQTWSTLTPDRIFRTGALKLASIGSRWMRDLGGGGFLGGNSINYLLDSSPLRRLLSEALPLARMRRHLKAGRLRGVAVSATSYLSGAGVTWYEAVDEVRPWTRSSRQGLRARLGVDHVMASAAIPIFFPPVRVDDGFYGDGCVRMVYPMSPAIHLGAERIVAISVRHPRAAPASPVVPEGDELPLSQIAGVLLNAVFLDSLDTDLERLERVNRTLSYIPSERVAARELDLRPIPVLALRPSEDLGLLAADEYHRFPAMLRYFLKGIGVTEHSGSDLLSYLAFEPVYVARAMELGYRDTLARRDEVAAFLRDEPRGRRLESSG
- a CDS encoding DMT family transporter produces the protein MPGPAAPAVKHRLLLLAAAVLWSTGGAAIKACGLSAWQVAGGRSLVAGLLLFALVPATRRRPTWLSFGVAVAYLFTVVLFVLATKLTTAANAIFIQDTAPLWVLLLSPWLLREHPSRAELWSVPVFGLGLGLFFLDQLTPGQVTGNLVALASGVAFAFSIMGLRRLGQGGPAALVLGNALAALVTLPLWSQGPAATPLDLGLVAFLGVFQLGLSYLCFTRGLEGTPAVEAALLILLEPILNPVWTWLFTGERPGPWAVAGGAVILAATTWRTVQPALVGRPARR
- a CDS encoding ACT domain-containing protein, coding for MPRVKQLSAWVEDRPGVLGLVAAALGDRDVSIRAFMASSLDGKGFVRLVVDKPAAAQKVLKALGWSVTVDEVVEVTTADKPGALGQVADKLGARGINIQYAYVGQAGAPRKVNFYLAVEDVKKALAALR